In Pseudoduganella albidiflava, a single window of DNA contains:
- the phaR gene encoding polyhydroxyalkanoate synthesis repressor PhaR: protein MSSVKKTAERLIKKYPNRRLYDTQTSSYITLTDVKQLVLDNEPFTVVDAKSNEDLTRSILLQIILEEEASGAPMFSTDVLAQIIRYYGHAMQGMMGSYLEKNIQAFTDIQRRLTTGAVNFDGKTFSPEMWTQFMNVQAPIMQGMMNNYIDQSKSLFVQMQEQMQNQSKNLFGAFPFAVPPVTPPNDKK, encoded by the coding sequence ATGAGTAGTGTAAAGAAAACTGCCGAACGCCTGATCAAGAAGTATCCCAACCGCCGACTCTACGATACGCAGACCAGTTCCTATATCACGCTGACCGACGTGAAACAGCTTGTGCTGGACAATGAGCCGTTCACCGTGGTGGATGCCAAGTCGAACGAAGACCTGACCCGCAGCATCCTGCTGCAGATCATCCTGGAAGAAGAGGCGAGCGGCGCGCCGATGTTCTCGACGGACGTGCTGGCGCAGATCATCCGTTATTACGGCCATGCGATGCAGGGCATGATGGGCTCATACCTGGAAAAGAATATCCAGGCCTTCACCGACATCCAGCGCCGCCTTACCACCGGCGCCGTGAATTTCGACGGCAAGACCTTCAGCCCGGAGATGTGGACGCAGTTCATGAACGTGCAGGCCCCGATCATGCAGGGCATGATGAACAACTACATCGACCAGAGCAAGAGCCTGTTCGTGCAGATGCAGGAACAGATGCAAAACCAGAGCAAGAACCTGTTCGGCGCCTTCCCGTTCGCCGTGCCACCCGTCACGCCCCCCAACGACAAGAAATAA
- a CDS encoding GH1 family beta-glucosidase yields the protein MFKKALHAQVAETFDVPPDSVLWRRDFLLGVATAAYQIEGAVDEDGRLPSIWDTFSATPGKVLRGDTGAVACDHYHRWRDDVDLIAALNVDAYRLSIAWPRVMDRDGRANEKGIAFYRELLQALRARGIRTSVTLYHWDLPQHLEDAGGWCNRATAYRFAEYADLVSRELAGLVDFWSTLNEPWCSAMHGYGTGHHAPGHTSVTEASAAMHHLLLGHGLALQALRRNDPASQKGIVLNVGRGTTDGDRPEDRRAAELFELQHNDWVLDPLLKGSYPAALFEQLWQGAEPPVEEGDLAIIAAPLDFLGINYYFRTNVRGDGNGGYVEVDLEGVERTQMGWEVYPEGLAHLLVGFHERYASLPPIYITENGMACDDEVMDGHVVDGQRIAFLNRHLAAVDRAVKAGVDVRGYYIWSLMDNFEWAFGYERRFGIVHVDYATQRRTVKRSAELVRDFLARRNGRS from the coding sequence GTGTTCAAGAAAGCATTGCATGCGCAGGTTGCCGAGACGTTCGACGTGCCGCCCGATTCGGTCCTGTGGCGCCGGGACTTCCTGCTGGGCGTGGCCACCGCCGCCTACCAGATCGAAGGCGCGGTGGACGAAGATGGCCGCCTGCCGTCGATCTGGGATACCTTCTCGGCGACGCCCGGCAAGGTGCTGCGCGGCGACACGGGCGCCGTGGCCTGCGACCACTATCACCGCTGGCGCGACGACGTCGACCTGATCGCCGCGCTGAACGTGGATGCCTACCGCCTGTCGATTGCCTGGCCGCGGGTGATGGACCGCGATGGCCGCGCCAACGAAAAGGGCATCGCCTTCTATCGCGAGCTGCTCCAGGCGTTGCGCGCCAGGGGCATTCGCACCTCCGTCACGCTGTACCACTGGGACCTGCCGCAACACCTCGAGGATGCCGGCGGCTGGTGCAACCGGGCGACGGCTTACCGGTTCGCCGAGTATGCGGACCTGGTGAGCCGCGAGCTGGCCGGCCTGGTCGACTTCTGGTCGACACTGAACGAGCCGTGGTGCTCGGCGATGCACGGCTACGGCACCGGCCACCACGCGCCGGGCCACACCAGCGTCACCGAGGCCAGCGCGGCGATGCACCACCTGCTGCTGGGCCACGGCCTGGCGCTGCAGGCGCTGCGCCGCAACGACCCGGCCTCGCAGAAGGGCATCGTCCTCAACGTGGGGCGCGGCACCACGGATGGCGATCGCCCCGAGGACCGCCGCGCCGCCGAACTGTTCGAGCTGCAGCACAATGACTGGGTGCTCGATCCGCTGCTGAAGGGCAGCTATCCCGCGGCGCTGTTCGAACAGCTGTGGCAGGGCGCCGAGCCGCCGGTGGAGGAGGGCGACCTGGCCATCATCGCCGCGCCGCTCGATTTCCTGGGCATCAATTACTACTTCCGCACCAACGTCCGCGGCGACGGCAACGGCGGTTATGTCGAAGTGGACCTGGAAGGCGTCGAGCGCACCCAGATGGGATGGGAGGTGTATCCCGAAGGCCTGGCGCACCTGCTGGTCGGCTTCCACGAACGCTACGCCAGCCTGCCGCCCATCTACATCACGGAAAACGGCATGGCCTGCGACGACGAGGTGATGGACGGCCACGTGGTCGACGGCCAGCGCATCGCCTTCCTGAACCGCCACCTGGCGGCGGTGGACCGGGCGGTGAAGGCGGGCGTCGACGTGCGCGGCTACTACATCTGGTCGCTGATGGACAATTTCGAGTGGGCCTTCGGCTACGAGCGGCGCTTCGGCATCGTCCATGTCGACTACGCCACGCAGCGGCGCACGGTCAAGCGCAGCGCCGAACTGGTGCGCGACTTCCTGGCGCGGCGCAACGGCCGATCCTGA
- a CDS encoding carbohydrate ABC transporter permease — MVAAPRKRVRAASLSAWIALVPMVATALGAYVLTILWTARVSVSSSRIFPSGDFVGLGQYERLFRNARWLLSLENLAIYGLLFIAACMVLGFLLAVFIDQKVAGEGVLRTVFLYPYAMSFVATGLVWQWILNPELGIQQVARHLGFGDFTFDWIVQQDKVLFTIVIATVWQASGLVMALLLSGLRGIDEELWKAARIDGIPKWRVYLSIVLPMLWPSLSTAFILLFVLVVKLFDAVVAMTQGGPGTASEVPAKFIMDYLFGRANIGLASAASMVLLLTVLAIVAPLYYARHKAMQRGVK, encoded by the coding sequence ATGGTAGCCGCGCCGAGGAAGCGCGTGCGCGCGGCGTCCCTGTCCGCCTGGATTGCGCTGGTGCCGATGGTCGCGACGGCGCTGGGCGCCTATGTGCTGACGATCCTGTGGACCGCGCGGGTCTCCGTGTCGTCCAGCCGCATCTTCCCGTCCGGCGACTTCGTCGGCCTCGGCCAGTACGAGCGGCTGTTCCGCAATGCCCGCTGGCTGCTGTCGCTGGAAAACCTGGCGATCTACGGCCTGCTGTTCATCGCCGCCTGCATGGTGCTGGGCTTCCTGCTGGCCGTGTTCATCGACCAGAAGGTGGCAGGCGAGGGCGTGCTGCGCACCGTGTTCCTGTATCCGTATGCGATGTCGTTCGTGGCCACGGGCCTGGTGTGGCAGTGGATCCTGAACCCCGAGCTGGGCATCCAGCAGGTGGCGCGCCATCTCGGCTTCGGCGATTTCACGTTCGACTGGATCGTCCAGCAGGACAAGGTGCTGTTCACGATCGTCATCGCCACGGTCTGGCAGGCTTCGGGGCTGGTGATGGCGCTGCTGCTGTCCGGCCTGCGCGGCATCGACGAAGAATTGTGGAAGGCCGCCCGCATCGACGGCATCCCGAAGTGGCGTGTCTACCTGTCGATCGTGCTGCCGATGCTGTGGCCATCGCTGTCGACCGCCTTCATCCTGCTGTTCGTGCTGGTGGTGAAGCTGTTCGACGCCGTGGTGGCGATGACGCAGGGCGGCCCCGGCACGGCCAGCGAAGTGCCGGCCAAGTTCATCATGGATTACCTGTTCGGCCGCGCCAATATCGGGCTGGCCTCGGCGGCCTCGATGGTACTGCTGCTGACGGTGCTGGCGATCGTCGCGCCGCTCTACTATGCGCGCCACAAGGCCATGCAAAGGGGAGTGAAATGA
- a CDS encoding ABC transporter ATP-binding protein: protein MANVSIRNLQIQLGANRVIDALDLEVGAGEFIVLLGPSGCGKSTLLHSIAGLNDAAGGSICIGGRDMTYADPKDRGIALVFQSYALYPTMNVERNMSFGLRINGTPKAEIARRVARAAEMLQLGPLLKRKPGELSGGQRQRVAIGRAIVREADVFLFDEPLSNLDAKLRTELRRELKALHRQLGATMIYVTHDQVEAMTLADRMAVMKGGVIQQFDTPDAIYRAPENLFVAGFLGSPGMNQFQGRLDTAHGIRFDNGHMALDLSHYPFRQPPVHGQPVVLGVRPEDVHVAADGAFAAPVTLVEAMGAHRVVWHSFHGTQVAAIVQDDRPGGAFSLNTGQASLFDTATGQRL from the coding sequence ATGGCCAACGTTTCCATCCGCAACCTGCAGATCCAGCTGGGCGCCAACCGCGTCATCGATGCGCTCGACCTGGAAGTGGGCGCCGGCGAATTCATCGTGCTGCTCGGCCCTTCGGGCTGCGGCAAGTCGACCCTGCTGCACAGCATCGCCGGCCTGAACGACGCCGCCGGCGGCAGCATCTGCATCGGCGGGCGCGACATGACCTACGCCGACCCGAAGGACCGCGGCATCGCGCTGGTGTTCCAGTCGTATGCGCTGTACCCGACCATGAATGTCGAGCGCAACATGTCGTTCGGCCTGCGCATCAACGGCACGCCGAAGGCGGAGATCGCCCGGCGCGTGGCCCGCGCCGCCGAGATGCTGCAACTGGGCCCGCTGCTCAAGCGCAAGCCCGGCGAGTTGTCCGGCGGGCAGCGCCAGCGCGTGGCGATCGGCCGCGCCATCGTGCGTGAAGCCGACGTGTTCCTGTTCGACGAACCGCTGTCGAACCTGGACGCGAAGCTGCGCACCGAGCTGCGCCGCGAGCTGAAGGCGCTGCACCGGCAGCTGGGCGCCACGATGATCTACGTGACCCACGACCAGGTCGAGGCGATGACGCTGGCCGACCGGATGGCTGTCATGAAGGGCGGCGTGATCCAGCAGTTCGACACGCCCGACGCGATCTACCGGGCCCCGGAAAACCTGTTCGTGGCGGGCTTCCTCGGTTCGCCCGGCATGAACCAGTTCCAGGGACGCCTCGACACGGCGCACGGCATCCGCTTCGACAATGGCCACATGGCGCTGGACCTGTCGCACTATCCGTTCCGCCAGCCGCCCGTGCACGGCCAGCCGGTGGTGCTGGGTGTGCGGCCGGAAGATGTGCACGTCGCCGCCGATGGCGCCTTCGCGGCCCCCGTCACGCTGGTCGAGGCGATGGGCGCCCACCGCGTGGTGTGGCACAGCTTCCATGGCACCCAGGTGGCCGCCATCGTGCAGGACGACCGCCCCGGTGGCGCGTTCTCCCTGAACACCGGCCAGGCGTCGCTGTTCGACACGGCGACCGGCCAGCGCCTGTAA
- a CDS encoding RluA family pseudouridine synthase, whose protein sequence is MILNPEPNPAHQPSDHDLRTDLDATLQADLEADVLADDLLPDDGEVAGFANPLAPIELQLTPDACGERLDKVIAKLVPQFSRGRLQSWIEEGFVTVDGKPAKVRATVYGDEKIVVLPQAAPEDVAFAPEPIDVDVVYEDDHLIVINKPAGLVVHPGAGNWSGTLLNGLLHRWPQLGGVPRAGIVHRLDKDTSGLMVIGKDLPTQTDLVRQLQARTVKREYWALAWGTPRLSGTIDAPMGRHQRDRVKMAVSTGFGAKPAITHYERLASGELDRRPVSLVQCRLETGRTHQIRVHMAHLGYPLVGDYVYGKPHLTGVFHRQALQARRLGLVHPATGEQCEWEIPLAEDFRALLEECGIDEASLHQDPEGEFDDDGDDDYDDE, encoded by the coding sequence GTGATATTGAATCCTGAGCCGAATCCGGCCCACCAACCCTCCGACCACGACCTCCGCACGGACCTGGACGCCACCCTGCAAGCCGACCTGGAAGCCGACGTGCTTGCCGACGACCTGCTGCCGGACGACGGCGAAGTTGCCGGTTTCGCCAACCCGCTGGCCCCGATCGAACTGCAGCTGACGCCCGATGCCTGCGGCGAACGCCTGGACAAGGTGATCGCGAAACTGGTGCCGCAATTCTCGCGCGGCCGCCTGCAAAGCTGGATCGAAGAGGGCTTCGTCACCGTCGACGGCAAGCCGGCCAAGGTGCGCGCCACCGTGTACGGCGATGAAAAAATCGTCGTGCTGCCGCAGGCCGCGCCGGAGGATGTCGCGTTCGCCCCCGAGCCGATCGACGTGGACGTGGTGTACGAGGACGATCACCTCATCGTCATCAACAAGCCGGCCGGCCTGGTCGTGCATCCCGGCGCGGGCAACTGGTCCGGCACGCTGCTGAACGGCCTGCTGCACCGCTGGCCCCAGCTGGGCGGCGTGCCGCGCGCCGGCATCGTGCACCGCCTCGACAAGGATACCAGCGGCCTGATGGTCATCGGCAAGGACTTGCCGACCCAGACCGACCTGGTGCGCCAGCTGCAGGCGCGTACCGTGAAGCGCGAATACTGGGCGCTGGCGTGGGGCACGCCGCGCCTGTCCGGCACGATCGACGCGCCGATGGGCCGCCACCAGCGCGACCGCGTGAAGATGGCCGTCTCCACCGGCTTCGGCGCCAAGCCGGCCATCACGCACTACGAGCGCCTGGCGTCCGGCGAACTGGACCGCCGTCCCGTCAGCCTGGTGCAGTGCCGCCTCGAAACGGGCCGCACCCACCAGATCCGCGTGCACATGGCGCACCTGGGCTACCCGCTGGTGGGCGATTACGTGTACGGCAAGCCGCACCTCACCGGCGTGTTCCACCGCCAGGCCCTGCAGGCGCGCCGTCTCGGCCTGGTGCACCCGGCCACCGGCGAGCAGTGCGAATGGGAGATTCCGCTGGCGGAGGACTTCCGCGCGCTGCTGGAGGAATGCGGCATCGACGAAGCGTCGCTGCACCAGGATCCCGAAGGGGAATTCGACGATGACGGCGACGACGACTACGACGACGAATGA
- a CDS encoding ABC transporter substrate-binding protein has protein sequence MNKATPGAVARAAALALAWSLPPAQATQQPAAPQPSAKASARAPAGAPLKATVSHWWTSGGESAAIRQFADAYTRAGGQWIDQAVAGADQSRASTINRIVGGNAPVAAQFNTSKQFRDIVDQGLLNNLDDVAARGNWDNILPRTIIDAIKINGHYYAAPVDIHMPAWFFYSKAAYAKAGIQAEPKSWEEFVAQLERLKKAGLIPLAFGGQVWQEKIVFDAIFALVGGPELYLKIYRDRDLRAVASPAFRDVLVKFKALRAYTDPGSPGRNWNDATALVVSGRAGVQIMGDWAKGEFTSAGQVAGKHFGCFPGFGPRPPYMVAGDAFVFPKTAKPQIVQAQKLLATVMTAPGPQAEFSARKGSIPIRPDVDMSKLDVCARMGIEIMQDKARQLPNAEMLLDPDLNGALQDVLTNYWNRNETPERAQQAFAQAIRDNTW, from the coding sequence ATGAACAAGGCTACCCCCGGCGCCGTGGCGCGGGCCGCCGCCCTGGCGCTGGCATGGTCGCTGCCTCCGGCGCAGGCCACGCAGCAGCCGGCCGCGCCGCAGCCATCCGCCAAGGCATCCGCCAGGGCGCCCGCCGGTGCTCCCCTGAAGGCTACCGTGTCGCACTGGTGGACTTCCGGCGGCGAGTCGGCCGCGATCCGCCAGTTCGCCGATGCCTACACCCGCGCCGGCGGCCAGTGGATCGACCAGGCGGTGGCCGGCGCCGACCAGTCGCGCGCCTCGACGATCAACCGCATCGTCGGCGGCAACGCGCCGGTGGCGGCGCAATTCAACACCTCGAAGCAGTTCCGCGACATCGTCGACCAGGGCTTGCTGAACAACCTGGACGATGTCGCCGCGCGCGGCAATTGGGACAACATCCTGCCCCGCACCATCATCGACGCCATCAAGATCAACGGCCATTACTATGCCGCGCCGGTCGACATCCACATGCCGGCCTGGTTCTTCTACTCGAAGGCGGCCTACGCGAAAGCCGGCATCCAGGCCGAGCCGAAGAGCTGGGAGGAGTTCGTGGCCCAGCTGGAGCGACTGAAGAAGGCCGGCCTGATACCGCTCGCATTCGGCGGCCAGGTATGGCAGGAAAAGATCGTCTTCGACGCCATCTTCGCGCTGGTCGGCGGCCCCGAGCTATACCTCAAGATCTACCGCGACCGCGACCTGCGCGCCGTCGCGTCGCCGGCGTTCCGCGATGTGCTGGTCAAATTCAAGGCGCTGCGAGCGTACACCGATCCCGGCTCGCCGGGCCGCAACTGGAACGATGCCACGGCGCTGGTGGTCTCGGGGCGCGCCGGCGTGCAGATCATGGGCGACTGGGCCAAGGGCGAATTCACGTCGGCCGGGCAGGTGGCGGGCAAGCACTTCGGCTGCTTCCCCGGCTTCGGCCCGCGGCCGCCGTACATGGTCGCGGGCGACGCGTTCGTGTTCCCGAAGACCGCCAAGCCGCAGATCGTGCAGGCGCAGAAGCTGCTGGCGACCGTGATGACGGCGCCCGGCCCGCAGGCAGAGTTCAGCGCCCGCAAGGGTTCCATCCCGATCCGCCCGGACGTCGACATGAGCAAGCTCGATGTATGCGCCCGCATGGGCATCGAGATCATGCAGGACAAGGCGCGCCAGCTGCCCAACGCCGAGATGCTGCTCGACCCGGACCTGAACGGGGCGCTGCAGGACGTGCTGACGAACTACTGGAACCGCAACGAGACGCCGGAACGCGCGCAGCAGGCGTTTGCCCAGGCGATCCGGGACAACACATGGTAG
- the pgeF gene encoding peptidoglycan editing factor PgeF: MSTQNVTQWLVPDWPDLPAGVGVLCTTRRGGVSPAPYDDGQGRGGLNLATHVGDAPKCVERNRDILRAELPAEPVWLTQVHGTRVLDAAGIDIDAEPPIADASFAAARGVVCAILTADCLPVLLCDAEGRMVGAVHAGWRGLADGVLEATVASMREAGAGELMAWLGAAIGPNRFEVGQDVLDAFLRRPGVDEAAIRAAFSPFGLKPGKYFADLYALARIALAGAGVRRVWGGDFCTVSNSGRFYSYRRDGVTGRQASLIWLK, encoded by the coding sequence ATGAGCACGCAGAACGTCACCCAATGGCTGGTTCCGGACTGGCCCGACCTGCCTGCGGGCGTCGGCGTGCTGTGCACCACGCGCCGCGGTGGCGTCAGCCCGGCGCCCTATGACGATGGCCAGGGCCGCGGTGGCCTGAACCTGGCCACCCACGTGGGCGATGCGCCGAAATGCGTGGAGCGCAACCGCGACATCCTGCGCGCCGAATTGCCGGCCGAGCCAGTGTGGCTGACGCAGGTGCACGGCACGCGCGTGCTCGACGCGGCCGGCATCGATATCGATGCCGAACCGCCGATCGCCGATGCCAGCTTCGCTGCCGCGCGCGGCGTGGTGTGCGCCATCCTCACCGCCGATTGCCTGCCGGTGCTGCTGTGCGATGCCGAAGGCCGCATGGTCGGCGCCGTGCACGCGGGCTGGCGCGGCCTGGCCGATGGCGTGCTGGAAGCCACGGTGGCGTCGATGCGCGAAGCCGGCGCGGGCGAGCTGATGGCCTGGCTGGGCGCGGCGATCGGCCCGAACCGCTTCGAGGTGGGGCAGGACGTGCTCGACGCGTTCCTGCGCCGCCCCGGGGTAGACGAAGCGGCTATCCGCGCCGCGTTTAGCCCGTTCGGCCTGAAGCCCGGCAAGTATTTCGCCGACCTGTATGCGCTGGCCCGCATCGCGCTGGCGGGTGCCGGCGTGCGGCGGGTATGGGGCGGCGATTTCTGCACCGTCTCCAATTCCGGCCGTTTCTACTCGTACCGGCGCGACGGCGTGACGGGGCGGCAGGCCAGCCTGATCTGGCTGAAGTAA
- the phaC gene encoding class I poly(R)-hydroxyalkanoic acid synthase has translation MNMPDAQSLASWMNPSQWQSWMSNPDALAGVPMPGAALLRDAGATVKPEVLDTLKNEYMAEFGALWQQLLEGKTPEIRDRRFSAPAWTANPVTAFSAAAYLLNAKFLLAMADAVEAAPQQRQKIRFALQQVVDAMSPANFLATNPEAQQALIESKGESLTRGLKNMLADMQKGQISLSDDKAFEVGRNLATTEGDIVLETPLFQLIQYRPRTETVRQRPLLMVPPCINKYYILDLQPSNSLVRYAVEQGNTVFLVSWRNPDASLAKTSWDDYTEQGVIRAIRAVQDISGEDTLNLLGFCVGGTLLSTALAVLAARGEQPAASLTLLTTFLDFSDTGVLSVFVDEPQVQLREQALAQGGLMPGRDLASTFSSLRPNDLVWNYVQSNYLKGNEPAAFDLLYWNSDSTNLPGPMFCWYLRNTYLENRLKEPGRLTVAGEKVDLATIDAPAFIYGSREDHIVPWTSAYGSMNILNPARRDANRFVLGASGHIAGVINPPSKNKRSYWVNDDRPENPDAWMADAVEHPGSWWPLWAAFLAEHGGEDVPARTQAGNADYPPVEPAPGRYVKEKAD, from the coding sequence ATGAACATGCCCGACGCGCAGTCCCTGGCCAGCTGGATGAATCCAAGCCAGTGGCAATCCTGGATGTCCAACCCGGACGCCCTGGCAGGTGTTCCCATGCCCGGTGCCGCGCTGCTGCGCGACGCCGGTGCGACGGTGAAGCCGGAAGTACTGGACACCCTGAAGAACGAATACATGGCCGAATTCGGAGCACTGTGGCAGCAGCTCCTGGAAGGCAAGACGCCCGAGATCCGCGACCGGCGGTTCTCCGCCCCGGCATGGACCGCCAATCCCGTCACCGCGTTCAGCGCGGCGGCTTACCTGCTCAATGCCAAGTTCCTGCTGGCGATGGCCGATGCCGTCGAGGCGGCGCCCCAGCAACGGCAGAAGATCCGCTTCGCCCTGCAGCAGGTGGTCGATGCGATGTCGCCGGCCAACTTCCTGGCGACCAATCCGGAAGCCCAGCAGGCGCTAATCGAATCGAAGGGCGAAAGCCTGACCCGCGGCCTGAAGAACATGCTGGCCGACATGCAGAAGGGGCAGATTTCGCTGTCCGACGACAAGGCGTTCGAGGTCGGCCGCAACCTGGCCACGACCGAGGGCGACATCGTGCTGGAAACGCCGCTGTTCCAGTTGATCCAGTACCGGCCGCGCACGGAGACGGTCCGGCAGCGGCCGCTGCTGATGGTGCCGCCGTGCATCAACAAGTACTACATCCTGGACCTGCAGCCAAGCAATTCGCTGGTGCGCTACGCGGTCGAGCAGGGCAATACCGTGTTTCTGGTCTCGTGGCGCAACCCGGATGCCTCGCTGGCGAAAACGTCGTGGGACGACTACACCGAGCAGGGCGTGATCCGGGCCATCCGCGCCGTGCAGGACATCAGCGGGGAAGACACGCTGAACCTGCTGGGCTTCTGCGTGGGCGGCACGCTGCTGTCGACCGCGCTGGCGGTGCTGGCCGCACGCGGCGAGCAGCCGGCGGCCAGCCTCACCCTGCTGACCACGTTCCTGGACTTTTCCGACACGGGCGTGCTGAGCGTGTTCGTCGACGAACCGCAGGTGCAGTTGCGCGAGCAGGCGCTGGCGCAGGGCGGCCTGATGCCGGGGCGCGACCTGGCCAGCACGTTCTCGAGCCTGCGGCCGAACGACCTGGTGTGGAACTATGTGCAGTCGAACTACCTGAAGGGCAACGAACCGGCCGCGTTCGATCTGCTGTACTGGAACTCCGATTCGACCAACCTGCCGGGCCCGATGTTCTGCTGGTACCTGCGCAATACGTACCTGGAGAACCGGCTGAAGGAGCCGGGCCGCCTGACGGTGGCCGGCGAGAAGGTCGACCTGGCGACGATCGACGCGCCCGCCTTCATCTACGGATCGCGCGAAGACCATATCGTGCCGTGGACCTCCGCCTATGGCTCGATGAATATCCTCAACCCGGCGCGGCGCGACGCCAACCGCTTCGTGCTGGGCGCTTCCGGGCACATCGCCGGCGTCATCAATCCGCCATCGAAGAACAAGCGCAGCTACTGGGTCAATGACGACCGGCCGGAGAATCCCGATGCGTGGATGGCCGACGCCGTCGAGCATCCGGGCAGCTGGTGGCCCCTGTGGGCGGCCTTCCTGGCCGAGCACGGTGGCGAGGACGTGCCAGCCCGCACGCAAGCCGGCAACGCCGACTACCCGCCGGTCGAGCCGGCGCCTGGCCGTTACGTCAAGGAAAAGGCTGATTAA
- a CDS encoding carbohydrate ABC transporter permease → MSHPSARPVPQPPPPATPRPADSRFAAALAGPRRKQAYFTPARIGIYLFLVTAAMFFLVPLYVMLVTSVKPMAEIRLGNIFAPPMAPTLAPWHNAWQAACTGLECEGIRGGFWNSVKITVPSVALSIALGAVNGYALSFWRPRGANALFAVLMIGAFIPGQVMLYPLVRALAAVELYSSLPGIVLVHIVFGMPMMTLLFRNYYASLPQELFKAARIDGGGFWRIFFELMLPMSTPVIVVAMIMQVTNIWNDFLLGLVFAGSDNLPMTVQLNNIINTTTGERLYNVNMAATILTSLVPLALYFFSGRWFVRGIANGAVKG, encoded by the coding sequence GTGTCTCATCCTTCTGCACGCCCCGTGCCGCAACCGCCGCCACCGGCCACGCCACGGCCGGCCGACTCCCGCTTCGCCGCGGCGCTCGCCGGCCCACGCCGCAAGCAGGCCTACTTCACGCCCGCCCGCATCGGCATCTACCTGTTCCTCGTGACGGCAGCCATGTTCTTCCTGGTGCCCCTGTACGTCATGCTGGTGACGTCCGTGAAGCCGATGGCCGAGATCCGGCTGGGTAACATCTTCGCGCCGCCGATGGCACCCACCCTGGCGCCTTGGCACAACGCCTGGCAGGCCGCCTGCACGGGCCTGGAATGCGAAGGCATCCGGGGCGGCTTCTGGAACTCCGTGAAGATCACCGTGCCCAGCGTGGCGCTGTCCATCGCGCTCGGCGCCGTGAACGGCTATGCGCTGTCGTTCTGGCGGCCGCGCGGCGCCAACGCGCTGTTCGCGGTGCTCATGATCGGCGCGTTCATCCCCGGCCAGGTGATGCTGTATCCGCTGGTGCGCGCGCTGGCCGCCGTGGAGCTGTACAGCAGCCTGCCGGGCATCGTGCTGGTCCACATCGTGTTCGGCATGCCGATGATGACGCTGCTGTTCCGGAATTATTACGCATCCCTGCCGCAGGAGCTGTTCAAGGCGGCCCGCATCGATGGCGGCGGCTTCTGGCGCATCTTCTTCGAACTGATGCTGCCGATGTCGACGCCGGTGATCGTGGTCGCGATGATCATGCAGGTGACGAACATCTGGAACGATTTCCTGCTCGGCCTCGTGTTCGCGGGATCGGACAACCTGCCGATGACGGTCCAGCTCAACAACATCATCAACACCACGACGGGCGAGCGCCTGTACAACGTGAACATGGCAGCCACGATCCTCACGTCGCTCGTGCCGCTCGCCCTGTATTTCTTTTCCGGCCGCTGGTTCGTCCGCGGTATCGCCAACGGTGCAGTGAAGGGGTAA
- a CDS encoding outer membrane protein assembly factor BamD yields the protein MQKKLKVVAASVVFASLSACSLLPEQSDETKGWSASKLYSEAKEELAGQHYERAIQLFNRLEASYPFGVYAQQAQLEVAYAYYKAQDQAQALAAVERFIKLHPNHPNVDYMYYLRGLINFNDQIGLLNFVYEQDPAERDPKATREAFAAFKALVDKFPESKYTPDAIDRMKYLINAMAAYEVYVARYYYRRGAYLAAANRAMDAVREYADSPAIEEALWIMVRSYDKLGNVALRDDAMRVFKLNFPSSKFLDEGAPKPERKWWKFWSAS from the coding sequence ATGCAAAAAAAATTGAAGGTAGTCGCAGCATCCGTTGTATTCGCCAGTCTCTCGGCATGCAGCCTGTTACCGGAACAATCGGATGAGACCAAAGGTTGGTCCGCTTCGAAATTATACTCGGAGGCCAAGGAAGAATTGGCCGGACAGCACTACGAACGGGCAATCCAGTTGTTCAACCGGCTTGAAGCGAGCTATCCGTTCGGCGTGTACGCCCAGCAGGCGCAGCTGGAAGTGGCCTATGCCTACTACAAGGCGCAGGACCAGGCCCAGGCGCTGGCCGCCGTGGAACGGTTCATCAAGCTGCACCCGAACCATCCCAACGTCGACTACATGTACTACCTGCGCGGCCTGATCAATTTCAATGACCAGATCGGCCTGCTCAATTTCGTCTACGAACAGGATCCCGCCGAGCGCGACCCGAAGGCCACGCGCGAAGCGTTCGCCGCCTTCAAGGCGCTGGTCGACAAGTTCCCGGAAAGTAAATACACGCCGGACGCGATCGACCGCATGAAGTACCTGATCAACGCGATGGCCGCGTATGAAGTCTACGTGGCGCGGTATTACTACCGCCGCGGCGCCTACCTGGCCGCCGCCAACCGCGCGATGGATGCCGTGCGCGAGTACGCCGATTCGCCGGCCATCGAGGAAGCGCTGTGGATCATGGTGCGCAGCTACGACAAGCTGGGCAACGTGGCGCTGCGCGACGATGCGATGCGCGTCTTCAAGCTCAATTTCCCGTCCAGCAAATTCCTCGACGAAGGCGCCCCGAAGCCGGAGCGCAAGTGGTGGAAGTTCTGGTCCGCTTCGTAA